The segment AATATTCCAATGTAAACCTCTTAAGTTCTGATAATATATTTGAAAATTAGCCAATAACCCGTTTAAATTTAGTGCTAAATATTCAGTTTCTTTTTTATCTAATCCTAAAATTGTTTTGTTCATGTCTTTATCCTTTTTTATTAATACCGTAAATTTATGATAAATTTAAGCCTTAAAACTATAATTACAATTGATAGTTTTAATATCTTTATCAAAAATTTTTATACCAATGACTATTACTCAATTAAAATATGTTCTATCAGTTGCAGAGTATCAAAATTTTACTGTTGCAGCGGAGCACAGTTTTGTTACGCAACCAACATTAAGCATGCAGATTCAAAAGTTAGAGGATGAATTGAATGTGAAAATATTTAATCGATCTAAAAAACCAATTGAATTAACCGAAGTTGGAAAAAAAATAGTACAACAGGCAAAAGTTATTGTTGATGAAAGTAATAGAATTCTAGATATTGTTCATCAACAAAAAGGATTTATTGGAGGTGAGTTTAAATTGGGAATTATCCCTACAATTATGCCCACTTTATTACCAATGTTTTTAAATAATTTTACAAAAAAACATCCAAAAGTTAAATTAATTATTGAAGAGTTGACTACAGAAGAAATTATTAAAAAACTAACAGATGGACATATAGATGCGGCTATTGCTGCGACTCCTTTAGAGAATGAAAACATAAAAGAAAAACCATTATATTATGAACCTTTTGTAGGTTTAGTACCTCAAAACCATAGACTATATAATCATAAAACAATTACTGCAGATGAGTTAGAAATGGATGATATTTTAATATTAGAAGACGGACATTGTTTTAAGGATAGTGTTCTTAATTTATGTAGAACACATAAAACTGATAATAAAAAAAGATTTCAAGTAAAAAGTGGAAGTTTTGATACTTTGATTAAACTTTCTAAAGAAGGTTTAGGAATGACGTTGCTGCCTTATTTACATACATTAGATTTAAATGACGTTGATAAAAGTTATTTACGTGAATTTACAAATCCTCCACCAGCAAGGGAAGTGAGTTTAATTTACCATAAATCGCAATTAAAAATGCAATTAATTGAGGCTTTAAAGAAAACTATTGATGGTGTTATTAGAGGTGCAATTTCTTTTTCTGATGTAAAAATTATTAGTCCTTTACAGAAAAAATAATTTATCACTTATATATTCAAAAAAAAAAGGAAGCTAAATAGCTTCCTTTTTTAAATTAAATATTTTTAATTACTAAGAATACATTTTCTCACGTAATTCTTTCACTTTTGGATCTGCTAAATAATCATCAAAAGTAGCATATCTATCTATAACTCCTTTTGGTGTTAACTCAATAACTCTATTTGCAACTGTTTGTGCAAACTCATGATCATGAGTAGAAAACAACATGGTTCCTTTAAAGTTAATTAAAGAATTATTTAAAGACTGAATAGATTCTAAATCTAAGTGATTTGTAGGTTCATCTAATATTAGAATATTTGCTCTTTTCATCATCATTCTAGATAACATACAACGTACTTTTTCTCCTCCAGATAAAACGTTACTTTTCTTTAAAGCTTCTTCACCAGAGAAAATCATTTTTCCTAAAAATCCACGTAAAAAAACTTCTTCACGTTCTTCTTCTGTTTGTGCATATTGTCTTAACCAATCTACTAAATTTAATTCTCCGTCTTGAAAAAACGATGAATTATCTAGTGGTAAATATGATTGTGTCGTTGTAACTCCCCAATTATATTCTCCAGTATCCGCTTTTTCATTATCAGTAATAATTTGATAAAAAGCTGTAATTGCTCTAGAGTTCTTAGAAATTACGGCTACTTTATCTCCTTTATTTAAATTGATGTGAACATCATTAAATAATTTCTCGCCTTCAAAGCTTTTAGATAACCCTTCTACATGTAAAATCTGATCTCCCGCTTCTCTATCTCTATCAAAAATAATTGCTGGATACCTTCTACTTGAGGGTCTAATATCTTCAACATTTAATTTCTCGATCATTTTTTTACGAGAAGTTGCTTGCTTAGATTTGGCCATATTGGCAGAAAAACGACGGATGAATTCTTCTAATTCTTTCTTCTTATCTTCTGCTTTTTTATTCTGTTGTGCTCTTTGTTTTGATGCTAATTGACTCGATTCATACCAAAAAGTATAATTACCAGAATAGTGATTGATTTTACTAAAATCTATATCTGAAATATGTGTACAAACTGCATCTAAAAAGTGCCTATCATGTGATACTACAATTACACAGTTCTCAAAATTTGCAATAAAGTTCTCTAACCAAGCTATCGTTTCAAAATCTAAATCATTGGTTGGTTCATCCATAATTAAAACATCTGGATTACCAAAAAGTGCTTGCGCTATTAAAACACGTACTTTTTGTTTACCATCCAAATCCTTCATTAAAGTAAAATGTAAATCTTCTTTAATTCCTAAATTAGATAACATGGCAGCAGCATCAGAATCTGCATTCCATCCATTCATTTCTTCAAAAACTATTTGAAGTTCTCCTATCTTCTCTGCATTTTCATCTGTATAATCTGCATATAAATCATCAATTTGTTTTTTAATTTTAAACAAATCTTTATTTCCCATTACTACAGTTTCTAACACCGGAAACTCATCAAAAGCATAATGATCTTGGGTTAAAACAGACATTCTTTTACCTGATTCTAAGTGAACTTGACCAGATGTTGGTTCTTGAACTCCTGAAATAATTTTTAAAAATGTTGATTTCCCCGCTCCATTTGCGCCAATAATTCCATAACAGTTTCCTGTGTGAAATTTTGTATTTACTTCATCAAATAGTATACGCTTACCAAACTGTACAGATAAATTAGAAACTGATAACATAATCTTGTTTTTTAATTTTGTGCAAAAGTACTAAATTGATTTCTCTTTTTAGGGTAGATTTTACAACGGTTTTTTAAAGAATTGAAAGTGTTAAAATTGAATCCTCTTTTTACCACTTTTTTAACATCGAATTAACAATATTAACAAAGCTGAATCCCTAAATTTGATGGAAGATTTTATGACCCCTCAATTTAACATATGATAAAAAAATTATTTAATTACATCCCATTTTTTTTACTTATCGCTTTGGTTAGTTGTAATTCAAGTCCTAAAAATGTTTCTACATATTTTGGTGGTAAAATAATAAATCCAAAATCTAAATATGTAATCTTATATTCTAAAGAAGAAGTTGTTGATACTTTATTTTTAGATGAAAACAACAAGTTTTTTGGTAAATTAGAGAATGCAAAAGAAGGTCTCTACTATTTTATTCACGGTAAAGAAAATCAATATATTTATTTAGAACCACAAGACAGTTTAATGCTGCGTTTAAATACTTGGGATTTTGATGAATCTTTAGTTTTTGCAGGTAAAGGAGCTGAAAGAAATAATATTTTAATTGATTGTTTTTTAGAGGACGAAAAAGATGAAAAGAATTTTTACATTTTTAATAATTTAGACCCGGACAAGTTTAAATGGAAGATAGACTCTTTAATCAATACAAAATTAATTACTTATAATTACTACATAGAAAACCATACAGATGAAACGGAAGGATATAGAGATATCTTAAAAGTAGCACTAACCTACCCTCTTTTTGCAAGAGCAGAAAGATATCCTATTATGTATGTAAAGCACTCTAACTCGAAAGAATTTCCAGAAATTAAAAACTCTTTTTACACGTATAGAGAAACATTAAATTTTAATAAAGATTCTTTAATGTATTATGCGCCTTACATTACATATGTGAGAAATTACTTATACAATGTTACCTATTCTTTAGGTCACAAACCTATGACTAATGAATACTCTTCTAATTTTACGGTAGATTTATTAAAGACTATCAATACTAAAATAAGTTCAGAAAAA is part of the Polaribacter sp. SA4-10 genome and harbors:
- a CDS encoding hydrogen peroxide-inducible genes activator, whose protein sequence is MTITQLKYVLSVAEYQNFTVAAEHSFVTQPTLSMQIQKLEDELNVKIFNRSKKPIELTEVGKKIVQQAKVIVDESNRILDIVHQQKGFIGGEFKLGIIPTIMPTLLPMFLNNFTKKHPKVKLIIEELTTEEIIKKLTDGHIDAAIAATPLENENIKEKPLYYEPFVGLVPQNHRLYNHKTITADELEMDDILILEDGHCFKDSVLNLCRTHKTDNKKRFQVKSGSFDTLIKLSKEGLGMTLLPYLHTLDLNDVDKSYLREFTNPPPAREVSLIYHKSQLKMQLIEALKKTIDGVIRGAISFSDVKIISPLQKK
- a CDS encoding ABC-F family ATP-binding cassette domain-containing protein produces the protein MLSVSNLSVQFGKRILFDEVNTKFHTGNCYGIIGANGAGKSTFLKIISGVQEPTSGQVHLESGKRMSVLTQDHYAFDEFPVLETVVMGNKDLFKIKKQIDDLYADYTDENAEKIGELQIVFEEMNGWNADSDAAAMLSNLGIKEDLHFTLMKDLDGKQKVRVLIAQALFGNPDVLIMDEPTNDLDFETIAWLENFIANFENCVIVVSHDRHFLDAVCTHISDIDFSKINHYSGNYTFWYESSQLASKQRAQQNKKAEDKKKELEEFIRRFSANMAKSKQATSRKKMIEKLNVEDIRPSSRRYPAIIFDRDREAGDQILHVEGLSKSFEGEKLFNDVHINLNKGDKVAVISKNSRAITAFYQIITDNEKADTGEYNWGVTTTQSYLPLDNSSFFQDGELNLVDWLRQYAQTEEEREEVFLRGFLGKMIFSGEEALKKSNVLSGGEKVRCMLSRMMMKRANILILDEPTNHLDLESIQSLNNSLINFKGTMLFSTHDHEFAQTVANRVIELTPKGVIDRYATFDDYLADPKVKELREKMYS